In one Alnus glutinosa chromosome 12, dhAlnGlut1.1, whole genome shotgun sequence genomic region, the following are encoded:
- the LOC133851328 gene encoding putative pentatricopeptide repeat-containing protein At3g05240, whose product MKKHYTSILSLLDKCRTMTKLKQLHGLMITTSVIKYVIPLSRLIDFCTNSEAGDFNYANSVFIRIEVPSVYIWNSMIKAYSNTNNPDEALSMYSEMQRRGYSPDHFTFPFVLKACSLLTHPNYGTSVHNRIVKTGFESDAYASCGLLNMYVSCADMEAGVKVFDLIPKWNVVAWTSLIAGYVNNGWPSKAIEVFKDMEFWNIEPNEITLVNVLVACAHMRDIDTGKWVHSCVCQLGYDPFESDLTFNVILATAIIDMYGKCGSFRYAKNLFYKMPERNLVVWNSMIGAFNQYGRVEEALGLFFDMLIAGFQPDTATFLSVISACAQLGALALGQSIHAFVLKTNLSEDTAIGTALVDMYAKIGDAGSSQQIFCKMEKKDVMAWTSMIVGLAMHGHGEEALSTFKRMQEDAALIPDEITYIGVLCACSRVGLVEEGQRHFTSMVDVYNMEPTMEHYGCMVDLLSRAGYFEEAERLVKKMPIRPNIAIWGALLNGCDIHENVNLVDQMRSRITELDPEGSGVYVLLSNLYARAGKWQEVKLARELMAHRRVEKTLGHSTVELKLLNS is encoded by the coding sequence ATGAAGAAACACTACACCTCCATCCTCTCTTTGTTAGATAAATGCAGAACCATGACTAAGTTGAAACAATTACATGGGCTGATGATCACTACATCAGTTATCAAATATGTAATCCCTCTGAGCAGGCTTATTGATTTTTGCACAAATTCTGAAGCCGGAGACTTCAATTATGCAAACTCTGTTTTTATTCGAATTGAAGTGCCTAGTGTGTACATTTGGAACTCCATGATCAAAGCTTACTCTAACACTAACAACCCGGATGAAGCTTTGTCTATGTACAGCGAAATGCAGCGAAGGGGTTACTCGCCAGACCATTTCACGTTCCCTTTTGTGCTCAAAGCATGTTCACTACTTACTCATCCAAATTATGGAACATCGGTCCACAATCGCATTGTGAAAACTGGGTTTGAATCGGACGCGTATGCTTCTTGTGGTTTACTCAATATGTATGTATCTTGTGCAGATATGGAAGCAGGAGTAAAGGTGTTTGATTTAATTCCCAAGTGGAATGTGGTAGCTTGGACTAGTTTGATTGCCGGGTATGTTAACAACGGCTGGCCTAGCAAGGCCATAGAGGTGTTCAAAGACATGGAGTTTTGGAATATAGAGCCTAATGAGATTACCTTGGTGAATGTATTAGTTGCGTGTGCTCATATGAGAGATATAGATACTGGAAAATGGGTTCACAGTTGTGTCTGCCAACTTGGATATGATCCCTTTGAATCAGATTTAACTTTCAATGTGATACTTGCAACTGCCATTATAGATATGTATGGAAAATGCGGCAGCTTCAGATATGCAAAGAATCTGTTTTACAAAATGCCTGAAAGAAATTTGGTTGTTTGGAATTCCATGATTGGTGCATTTAATCAATATGGCAGGGTTGAGGAGGCACTAGGTCTGTTCTTCGATATGCTAATTGCTGGGTTTCAGCCGGATACGGCTACCTTTTTGAGTGTCATAAGTGCCTGTGCTCAACTGGGGGCTCTGGCATTGGGACAAAGTATTCATGCTTTTGTATTAAAGACCAACCTTAGTGAGGATACTGCTATTGGAACTGCCCTGGTGGACATGTATGCTAAAATTGGAGATGCAGGAAGTTCGCAGCAGATCTTTtgtaaaatggaaaagaaagatgTGATGGCATGGACTAGCATGATTGTTGGTTTAGCTATGCACGGGCATGGAGAGGAAGCACTAAGTACATTCAAGAGAATGCAAGAGGATGCTGCTCTTATCCCCGACGAGATTACATACATCGGGGTTCTATGTGCATGTAGCCGTGTTGGATTGGTTGAAGAAGGTCAGAGACACTTCACCTCAATGGTTGATGTTTACAACATGGAGCCAACAATGGAGCACTATGGTTGTATGGTTGATCTTTTGAGTCGAGCAGGGTACTTTGAAGAGGCAGAAAGATTAGTGAAGAAGATGCCAATCAGACCCAATATTGCCATATGGGGTGCTCTTTTAAATGGTTGTGACATTCATGAAAATGTGAATCTAGTTGACCAAATGAGAAGCCGCATAACAGAGTTGGACCCTGAGGGTAGCGGAGTTTATGTCCTTCTTTCTAACTTGTATGCTAGGGCTGGTAAATGGCAAGAAGTAAAACTGGCTAGAGAATTGATGGCACATAGAAGGGTGGAAAAAACTCTCGGGCATAGTACAGTTGAACTGAAATTGCTTAATTCGTAA